One window of the Babesia bovis T2Bo chromosome 2, whole genome shotgun sequence genome contains the following:
- a CDS encoding variant erythrocyte surface antigen-1 beta subunit, which yields MAPETWKPHESLTQAPTNLKEAIDWVLRVTGRDGKNNDKAASPPQFGCLCFLAKAIKDLLYDARSPGTPGPSPERNWDGILLDQEKDIVLPVLTDLGLVNSDSTSASTTSSCAGGTEVIGTLIEQLALGLQKWVGWQEGDTCCLKGTDGIGKECKCPAGVGGQCCTGAGGTTCHDCTKCGTGASSGSADKKCYQSAYCKTKSSSSSGSSSAENYLWPTLSEKPVEVHLLARIFLGSVCLIWSGLSQLGFLTGGKSDERWSQSKLHEIEGANVGLGSFMAAMGYDLDRLNQGVPGNKNGGFVHELLTDKAKGVPWKEFQGGSTSQNSVAEYYSSIYTTAQSAAKGSSKSTESICKEYPLLVLHILASGYFRAGSAGANKVTPASPATPKKDETPSPRKPRTIREILYWLSALPYSQGYKALVGRMKDKYPPKDGKPQETVEQIELYNDSDGSASTTLQRKDITHYLMAACGYCPLVLIGIQGTIEREVKTETQPAPAGAVSPAAAAKNTCPKHKEKPHERCKLEKSANTDTTKAQSSTSELKEGEVCYGGYHLEVSKFGPLHGMYANGLFGFQMDGSAAQCLDQLRVYVYHCFYQLYFLRKQCSTGVEVGGVGGAKTVLGWQSCRYGSGVNPSGGVKNSHPWLCETKSGTDCQCKTVSGKDSPLMLFLCDGIGSMVCKRTVERTPDSDTNTYPEIIEHINTKDDNPKGHFDPPLLKFPQICPVPMGWQSESKYGHFKDLKETHKTEALQQPGQGTYPVHCTGNTLSHLLEYYCDPSRCHGSLVVLLRLLACITPTVPRTLGDLFGFYYYVVYIGSYRRWDFKIKGVREALGKEVKELSLYMDGNDDGDNTGVIKALKAWNKEGTCEKDSHTGVNEGSLKTLYGCTKGTGQCCPYLSPLSGQQYGQLSPLMAGTYLSWLVYLIEGFRTGLEGLKGEFQGIDCKDSECHNGAVGGAAGCGADCKQGSHGTTCSSGSGSGGVCKCASVVSCTGVLPVLYKYGFGYGNVEKLHNGPGPKKCDAFLTTLNKVLEGEHLKTGGSNTGLHHEINKLIYTTRLPWIFVLTVAWLMAVLYLAFGAIWPLDWTHMRSHCRGWFRKGSLSPWEVLMVGKKKGRGILEFFGKT from the exons ATGGCACCGGAGACATGGAAGCCACACGAAAGCCTCACCcaggctcccaccaacctgaaggaggccattgactgggtcctcagggtaactggtagggatggtaagaaCAATGACAAGGCGGCTTCGCCGCCACAATTCGGGTGCCTCTGTTTCCTGGCCAAGGCAATaaaggacctactgtatgacgccAGGTCCCCGGGGACCCCTGGTCCCAGCCCTGAGAGGAACTGGGATGGCATACTCCTGGACCAGGAGAAGGACATAGTGCTACCAGTGCTCACTGACCTGGGACTGGTCAATAGTGACAGCACTAGTGCCAGTACTACCTCTAGTTGTGCTGGTGGTACTGAGGTCATAGGGACACTGATAGAGCagttggcactgggactacaaaagtgggttgggtggcaggaagGGGATACttgttgtcttaagggaaCAGATGGGATAGGAAAGGAGTGTAAATGTCCGGCTGGTGTTGGTGGCCAGTGTTGTACCGGTGCTGGTGGTACTACTTGTCATGACTGTACCAAGTGTGGTACCGGTGCCAGTAGTGGTAGCGCTGACAAAAAATGCTACCAATCGGCCTATTGCAAAACAAAGAGTTCTTCCAGTAGTGGATCCAGTTCCGCTGAGAACTACCTTTGGCCCACCCTCTCGGAAAAGCCAGTagaggtccacctcctggcccgtattttcctagggtcagtatgtctcatctggagtggactcagtcagttggggttcctaacggGTGGGAAGAGTGATGAGAGGTGGAGCCAGAGTAAGCTGCATGAGATAGAGGGTGCCAATGTcggtctcggctcattcatggcagccatgggctatgacctggataggttgaatcagggaGTTCCag GTAATAAGAATGGAGGGTTTGTGCACGAATTGTTGACGGATAAAGCTAAGGGAGTACCGTGGAAAGAATTCCAGGGTGGCAGTACCTCTCAGA acagtgtagctgagtactacagtagTATCTATACTACAGCACAGAGTGCTGCCAAGGGCAGCTCTAAGAGTACTGAATCCATTTGTAAGGagtaccccctattggtactacacatcctggccagtgggtacttcagggcaggtaGTGCCGGTGCTAACAAAGTGACGCCGGCTTCGCCGGCCACGCCAAAGAAGGATGAGACCCCCTCTCCTAGGAAACCACGAACAATCCGagagatcctatactggctaagtgcattgccctatagtcaggggTACAAGGCACTGGTAGGGAGGATGAAAGATAAGTATCCTCCTAAAGATGGAAAGCCACAGGAAACAGTGGAACAGATAGAGCTCTACAATGATAGCGATGGTTCTGCCAGTACCACCCTCCAGCGTAAGGacattacccactacctaatggccgcctgtggctactgcccactggtactcatcggtatccaggggaccatagaaagGGAAGTTAAGACAGAGACACAGCCAGCACCGGCAG gtgctGTATCTCCGGCAGCGGCGGCCAAGAATACCTGTCCCAAGCATAAGGAAAAACCTCATGAGAGGTGTAAACTAGAGAAGAGTGCCAATACGGATACAACCAAAGCACAGTCTTCCACTAGTGAACTCAAGGAAGGTGAAGTCTGCTAtggcgggtaccacctggaagtatccaagtttg GTCCCCTCCACGGAAtgtatgccaatgggctctttggcttccagatGGACGGCTCTgccgcccagtgcctggaccaactgagggtatatgtctaccactgcttctaccagctctatttcctaaggaagcagtgtAGTACTGGTGTTGAAGTGGGAGGAGTAGGAGGAGCGAAGACAGTGCTGGGCTGGcagagttgtaggtatggtagtggagtgaATCCCAGTGGTGGAGTCAAGAATTCACATCCTTGGTTATGTGAGACCAAAA gTGGGACGGACTGTCAGTGCAAGACTGTCAGTGGTAAGGACTCACCACTGATGTTATTCCTGTGTGATGGAATAGGATCTATGGTCTGCAAAAGGACAGTGGAAAGAACCCCCGATAGTGATACGAACACCTATCCCGAAATTATTGAGCATATTAACACTAAGGATGACAATCCTAAGGGTCACTTCGACCCGCCACTGCTGAAGTTCCCTCAGATATGTCCTGTTCCTATGGGATGGCAGTCAGAGAGTAAATATGGtcacttcaaag ATTTGAAAGAGACGCACAAGACAGAGGCACTACAGCAAccag GCCAAGGCACTTACCCTGTacactgcactgggaatacactgtcacatctcctggagtactactgtgatCCATCGCGGTGCCATGGCTCCCtggtggtactactgagactactggCGTGTATTACTCCtacggtgccacggactctgggtgacctctttgggttctattactatgtAGTCTACATTGGTAGTTATAGACGTTGGgattttaaaattaaagGTGTGAGGGAGGCATTAGGAAAAGAAGTAAAGGAGCTCTCCCTGTATATGGACGGAAATGATGATGGTGATAATACAGGAGTGATAAAGGCATTAAAAGCGTGGAATAAAGAAGGTACTTGTGAGAAAGACAGTCACACTGGCGTTAATGAAGGCTCCCTAAAAACCCTATATGGATGTACTAAAGGCACTGGACAGTGCTGTCCATACTTATCCCCCCtgagtggccagcagtatggccagttgagtccctTGATGGCagggacctacctgtcatggttggtctatttgatagaggGGTTCAGGACAGGACTAGAGGGGTTGAAAGGGGAGTTTCAGGGGATTGATTGTAAGGATTCAGAGTGTCATAATG GTGCGGTAGGAGGTGCTGCTGGATGTGGTGCTGACTGCAAGCAAGGAAGTCACGGTACGACATGcagcagtggtagtggcagtggCGGAGTCTGTAAGTGTGcctctgtcgtatcatgtaccggggtactaccggtattgtacaagtatggctttgggtatggtaatgtagAGAAGCTGCACAATGGTCCAG GTCCGAAGAAGTGTGATGCATTCCTAACTACACTGAACAAGGTCCTAGAGGGTGAACACCTCAAGACAGGTGGCTCTAACACAGGCCTCCACCATGAAATAAataagctcatctacaccaccaggctgccctggatctttgttctcacggtAGCGTGGCTAATGGCGGTGCTAtacctagcatttggtgccatatggccactggactggacacatatgaggtcacattgtaggggatggttcaggaagggtagtctgagtccatgggaggtactgatggtgggtaagaagaaggggagggggatactagagttttttggtaagacatag